The sequence CCATGTCGCAGGAGCGGGCCGCCGGCGCGAGCCCGGTCGTCGTCCAGGACGTCCGGAAGGGGCCGGAGGTCTACTCCGTGCTGGCTCTTCCGCTGCGCGAGGGCACGGATGTCGTCGGGGCGGCGACGATCATGCACAACGTGACGGAGAGCGTCCGGTCCCGGGACGCGGAGCGACTGCTCGTCACGATGCACAAGAAGCTGGGCACGGAACTGGGCGTGATGCAGACCGCGCAGGAGCTGGCGTCGGCGGCCACCGAGGAGTTCGCCGACGTCGTCTCCGTCGACCTGGCGGAGGCCCTCTTCCACGGCGAGGAGGCCCCGCTGCCGCCGCTGAGCGCCACTTCCCCGCTGCGCCGGGCCGCGTTCGTCTCCGTCACGGAGTTCACCAGCCTGTACGCGGTCGGTGAGCCGAGCCGCTTCGCGTTCCCCACCCCGTACAGCCAGGCGCTGGCGGACACGAAGCCGCGGCTGGTGGACCCGCGCAGCAGCCCGTCGGACTGGCACATGCACGACGCCGCCCGCGCGGGAATCCTGCGTTCGGCGGGTGTGCACTCGATGATCCTGGCGCCCCTGGTGCAGCGGGGCCGCGTGCTGGGGCTGGCCTGCTTCTACCGGGCCGGGCGGGACACCACGCCGTTCGATCGGCACGACCTGGCGCTGGCCGAGCAGATCACCGCCCGGGCGGCCGTCCACATGGAGAACGCGCGCCGCTACACCCGCGAGCTCAACGCGGCGACGACCTTGCAGCGCAGGCTGCTGCCGCAGCGCCTGCCCGAGGTGCCCGCCGTCCGCACGGCGTACTTCTGGAACCCGAGCAGCCACCAGACCCACTGGTTCGACGTGATCCCGCTGTCCGGCGCCCGGGTGGGCCTGGCCATGGGCCAGATCCCGCAGCACGGCCTGCGCGCCTCGGTGGACATCGGGCGGTTCCGGACCGCGTTCGCCACGCTCGCCCGGATGGACCTGACCCCCGACGAACTGCTGGCGCACCTGGACGACGTGGCCCACACGATCCAGCAGGAGGACGCGGCGTCGCCCGAGGCGCGAGCGGACAACGGCAGCGCCGCCGGCCCCGCCGCGGGGGAAACCCGCTGCCTGTACGCGATCTACGACCCGATCGCGGGTGGCCTCGCGCTCGCCTCCGCGGACTGGCCCGCACCGCTGGTGACCACCGCGGACGGCGTCACCACCCCGATCGAGGTGCCGCTGGGCCCCGCGCTTGGCCACCACTCCAGCTACGAGACGGCCCGCACCACACTCGCGCCGGACACGCTGCTGACCTTCTACTCGGCCTCGATGCTGCACCCGCCCGGCGACGACGACGCCCTCGCGCTGCTCCGGCGCGCGGCCGGCAGGTCGGCCGGCGACGCCCAAGTGGCCTGCGACAACATCGTCTACGCCCTCATGGGCGACCGGGTCGGCGGCGCCCGCGACGGCGGTGCGGTGCTGACCGCGGAGGTCAGACGGCTCGCCCCGGACGACCACGTGTCGTGGACGTCGCCCCGGGAGCGCGCCGCCGTCGCCGACTGCCGGGCCCGCGCCCGCGAGCAGTTGGAGGCATGGCGGCTGGAGGACCAGGTCTTCGCCACCGAGATGGTGGTCAGCGAACTCGTGACCAACGTGCTCCAGCACGCGGGCGGGAAACCGCGGGTCCGCCTCATCCGGGACGAACACCTCACCGTGGAGGTCTCGGACGACTCCACCACCTCCCCCCACCTGCGGCACGCGCGGGCGCAGGACGAGGGCGGCAGGGGCCTGCTGATCGCCGCCACCCTGGCCAGCCGCTGGGGCACCCGCTACGGGGAGGAGGGGAAGACGATCTGGGTCGAACAGGACCTCCCCGAGGAAGAGCCCCACTGAGCCCCGACCGGCGCTCAGGGCCCGCTACTTGGTGAAGGACTCGGGGCCGAAGCGGCCGACCGCCACGAACAGGATCAGGGCGAGGTAGACCACGTTCACCAGGACGTGCACGAACTCCCGGCGGCGGGACTCCACGACCGCCGCGCCGATCATGATCAGGCCCAGGCCGACCGCGGCGCTCGGCGCCAGGATCTGCGCGATGCCGAGCCAGCCGGGCAGCACCAGGCCGGCGGCGCCCAGGACCTCGACGGCGCCGAGGGCCTTGACGAACCCGGCGTCGAAGTCCAGGGCCCATCCCCCGCCGGGGGCCTTGGCCAGCTTCTCCCGGGGGATGAACAGCTTGTTGGCGCCGGCGACCAGGAAGGCCGCGGCCAGCAGCCCGGCGACGATCCACAGAGCGGTGTTCACGTGATCTCTCCTCGACGTGTCCTCAGGCGGGTGCTGAGCGGGTGGGCGGTAGCGGGCCGGGGACGGTCGGACGTCCCCGGCCCGCCGCGTTCCGCCTCCTTGGACGAGGAGGGCAGCCGAGAGGTAACAACCTGGTGCACCGCGCGGTGGTCCGCGCCGCTGCGTCGCACCGACGCGCCAGGCATCGGGTCGCACGGGCCCGGCGGCATCGGGTCGCACGGACGGGCCCGGCGACGGATGCCGCCGGGCCCGTGGGGCGAGAGGTCGGTCAGCGCTCCAGCAGGCGCATCTGGGCCTCGTTGTGGGTGTCCCCCGCGGCCGGGGGCAGGCTGCTGAGCCGCGCGAGCTGCTCCTCGTCGAGGCGCACCTCGTCAGCGCCGATGTTCTCCTCCACCCGGGCCACGCGACGGGTGCCGGGGATGGGGGCGATGTCGTCGCCCTGGGCCAGCAGCCAGGCGAGCGCGACCTGGGCCGGGGTGGCGCCGATCTCGGTGGCGACGGCGGCGACCGCGTCGGCCAGCCGGAGGTTGTGCTGGAAGTTCTCCTCCGTGAACCGGGGGTTGTCGGCGCGGAAGTCCGCCGGGTCGATCTGGTGGGTGGAGCGGATGGTACCGGTCAGGAAACCGCGGCCGAGCGGCGAGAACGGTACGAAGCCGATGTTCAGCTCGCGCAGCACCGGCAGCACGTGGGCCTCGGGGTCACGGGTGAACAGCGAGTACTCCGACTGGAGCGCGGTGACCGGGTGGACGGCGTGGGCGCGGCGGATCGTGTCGGGTCCGGCCTCGGACAGGCCGATGGCGCGGATCTTGCCCTCGGTGACCAGCTCGGCGAGCGTCCCGACCGTCTCCTCGATCGGCGTGCCCGGGTCGACACGGTGCTGGTAGTACAGATCGATGTAGTCGGTGTCCAGCCGCTTCAGGGAGCCCTCGACCGCGGTGCGGATGCTCGCCGGGCTGCTGTCGGTGCCGTCCTGGCGGCCGGTGTGCGAGATCAGCCCGAACTTCGTCGCCAGCACCACCTCGTCCCGGTGGCCCTTCAGCGCCCGCCCGACGAGTTCCTCGTTGACGTAGGGGCCGTAGACCTCCGCGGTGTCGATGAACGTCAGGCCCAGTTCCAGGGCCCGGTGGATGGTACGGATCGACCCGGCGTCGTCGGTCCCCGCGCCGACGTAGCCGTGGGACATGCCCATCGCGCCCAGGCCGATGCGGGAGACGTCCAGGTCACGCAGCTTGATGTGCTTCATCGCTTCTCGATTCTCCTGATGATCTCGGTGGTACGAACGGTCGGTGGCGGGCGGGGAATTCCGGGGTGGCGGAGGCCGCCCGGCACGGATCGCGGGGTCGTCCCGCACGGAGGGCGGAACCCGCCGCGCACGGACGACGGGGCCGGCCGCGGTCCCGTACGGATATCGCTCCACACCTACGAGCGTGCACCCGCGCGGGCGCTTCCGGCAGGGCGGGATCTGCCGGGGAACGGCCAGCAGGGGTGTGACAGGGCCCCCCACCTCGGGCGTGTCGGGCTGACGGCGGCGGGAGACTGGAGCCATGGCACCCGAGCAGCACGGCGGCGGCCACAGCGGCGGCGAGCAGTTGGGCCGCTTCCTGCGCGCCCGCCGTACCCAGACCAGCCCGCAGGCCGTCGGCCTGACCCCGGGGCCCGGCATCCGCCGCACCCCCGGCCTGCGCCGCGAGGAGCTGGCCACGCTCGCCGGCGTCAGCATCGACTACTACACCCGCCTGGAACGCGGCAAGGAGACCCGCCCGAGTCCCGCGGTGGTCGACGCCCTCGCCCGCGCCCTGCAACTGGACGACGCGGAGCACCAGCACCTGCGCGAACTCGCGGTGCGCGCCGCCCGCTACGCGCCGCAGCCCGTCCCGGCCCCGACCCGCGCGGTGCGCTCCCCGGTGAAGCTGCTGCTGGAGACGGTACGTCCGAACCCCGCGTACGTCCTGAGCCGCAGCATGGACCTGCTCGCCCACAACCCCGGTGGGCTCGCCCTCTACTGCGGCATGGACGACTGGCCCGCCACCCAGCGCAACCTCGCCCGCTACCTCTTCCTCCACCCGACCGCGCGCGAGCTCTTCCCCGACTGGGGCAACCAGGTCCGCGGCTGCGTGGCCCGGCTGCGCGCGCTGGCCGGCACCGACCCCGACGCGCCCGACCTCGCCCAGCTCGTCGGCGAACTCCTGCTGAAGAGCCCGGACTTCGCGGGTCTGTGGGAGCGCTACGAGGTCACCGGCCGCAAGCACCTCACCAAGACCTTTCTGCACCCCCAGGTCGGGGAGATCACGCTCGCCTTCCAGGGCATGGCGCTCGAAGGCACCCCCGGGCACCGGATGGGCGTCTACTCCGCCGGCCCCGGCACCCCCGACCACGACGCGATGCAGCTGCTCGACATGACGGCGTCCCAGGCGTCCGCCGAACACGAGCCGCACCCCGGGCACGAACCGCACCCCGGGCACGAACCGCACCTCGGGCACGAGCCTCACCCCGGCCACCAGCCCGGCTGACCGGGTGGCGGCCGGGGTGGCGGCCGGGGTGGCGGCCGGAGCGGTGGTGGCGCCGTCAGGTGCTCAGCCGAGCGCCCAGATCTGGTTGTAGCCGCCGTTGCCCACCCACTGGACGACCGGGTCGCCCGCCGTGGTGGACTGGTTGGCGACATCGGCGACCCAGCCGGTCGCCAGGTTCACCAGCACGAACCAGGAGTCGGTGGGCGAGGTGTACGTCCCCGCGGCTTCCACCGCCCAGCGCTGGTTGCTGCCGCCGTCACACGTCCGCTGGTCGAGCTGCGTGCCCTGGTCGGCCGAACTGCCCGGCACCTCAAGGCACTTGCCGCTGGCCGCACTCGCCAGGGTGTAGACGTTGCCGTCCACCCTGGACATCGTCCACTGCTGGTTGGCGCCGCCGTCGGCGCCCCACTGGATCACGGCGGCGCCGTCCGCGGTGGAGCCGCCGCTGACGTCCATCAGCAGCGAACTGTTGGCGTTGGCCAGGGTCATGGTGCCGTCGGCGGGGTTGGAGGAGCCGTTGGACCAGGTGCCGGCCGCGGAGTCCAGCGTCCAGGAGTTCTGCCAGCCGACCGACAGGGTGCTGCCGCTGATCGTCATGGGCAGCCAGACCAGCGCGGAGGACCCCAGATCGGAGGTGTTCCAGCGGTCGCCGGCGTAGATGTACGTCGTCCCGGACGAGCCCTGGACGGGGATGATGTTCGCGGTCTGGCTGTCGTAGGTGCTGGTGCCGGCCGCGGCGAAGGGGCGCCAGCCGGACCAGGGGCCGGCGAGCGAGGTGGCGGTGGCGTAGTCGTTGTCGTTGGTGCTCCAGCCGCTCAGGTGCGAGCCGAGCAGGAAGTACCGGCCGCCGACCTTGGCCATCGCGGGGGCTTCGTAGTCGGGCAGGACGGCGACCGCGGACGTCACGGAGAGGTAGTCGGCCGACAGCTTGTCGATCCGCAGGCCGTTGGAGCGGTCCTCGCTGAGCAGGTAGGCGGTGCCGTCGGTGTCCTGGAAGATGTTCAGGTCACGGCTCTCGAAGCCGAGCGGCCGGAAGCTGCCGCGGTACGTGTACGGCCCGCAGGGCGTGCTGCTGGTGGCCACGCCCACCTTGGCGTCGCCGTAGGAGGAGGAGTCGATGTGCAGGTACATCACGTAGGTGTGGGTCGAGGCGTTGTAGATCACCTTGGGGCGCTCGACCACCCGGTTCGGGCCCAGGTCGCCGTCGGCCTGCCGGGTCAGCGCCTGGCCCTTCTTCGTCCAGTGCGCCAGGTCGGTGCTGCTGTAGCAGGGGATGTCCTGGAAGGACGCGTCGCCGGAGTTCTCGCCGGTCTTGTCCTCGCCGAAGCCGTACCAGGTCGAGCCGGACTTGACGATGCCCAGTCCGTGCAGTTGCAGCACCCCGCCGGCGCTGTCCTGCCACGTCTGGCCGGGGTTGAACTGCGCGGTCGCCGCCGCGTGGGCGGCGGTCGAGGGCAGCGCGAAGGCCAGCACCGCGGCCAGCCAGGTGACGAGGGCGGCGGTGAAGGTCGCGGCGCGGCCTCTGCGCGGCCCGCCGGTTCGGGCATGTCGGGTTCCGGCACGTCCGGTTCGGGCATGTCGCAAGGGGAGCATGAGGGGTCCTCGGGAAGGGTCGGCGGTCCGGGGGGACCGCGGGTGGGTGAGGGGATTCGTTCGCTGGCAGAACGTCAGGGATGGCCGCCCGGCCCGGCCCGCACGGGCGGCGCCGCCGCCGGAACACGGCTCAGCCGGTGGCCCATTGCTGGTTGCCACCTCCGTTGCAGGTCCACAGCTCCGCGGGCGTGCCGTTCGCGGTGCCGGCGTTGGTGACGTCCAGGCACAGGCCCGAGGCGGTGTTGCGGATCGTGCCGTCCGGGCCGAGCGTCCACTGCTGGTCGGCGGCGCCCGCGGTGCAGGTCCACAGGACGACCGCGGTGCCCGGCGCGGTGCCGCCGTCGGAGGCGTCGAGGCACATGCCCTGCACGGTGAGGGTGCCGTGGCGCTCGCGGGTCCAGGTCTGGTTGACGCTTCCGTCGCAGTCCCAGATGTCGACCTTGGTGCCGGGGGCGGTGACGGCACCCGGATCATCGAGGCAGCGGCCCGAGGCGGCGCCGACGACAGGGCCGCCGGGAAGCAGGCCGATGGTGACCGGGCCGAGGGTGCGCGCCTGGGTGGCGGGGGTCCCGGTGACCGCGGCGACGGGCCTGGCGCCGACCGGGTCGGCGACCTGCTGGACCAGGTAGGAGGAGCCGGCGACGGCCGGAACGGAGATCTGCGCGTTTCCGGTCGAGGCGACGACGACGGTCTTCTCGTCCGTGCCGTCGACCACCTGGATCTGGTGTCCTGGCCAGGGGTTGCGGACCTTGATGGCTCCGGTGGAGCCGGCGTTGATCCCCACCGTGGTGACGACGCCGCCATGGGCCTGGACGGAGACCTTGCTGCCGCCCTGGATGAAGACGGTGCCGTCGGCGTCCCAACCGGGCGGCAGCGCGGGCGCGATGCGCACCAGGCCGTCGTAGTCCTGGACCAGCGCCTCGTCCAGCGTCGCCGCCACCACGCCCTGCTGTTCGGCGTACGGCTCGTTCCCGACGAAGGTCGCGAGCCCCGAGGGCAGCTTCTGGTATGCCTCGGTGATGCCGGTGAGGGTGCTCGCGACCTCGCTGCCCAGGCCGAGCCGGGCGGCCTGGAGCGGATCGTTGGACCAGTCGTTCGTCAGCTTGTCGGGCCGGTCGGCGTAGGTGCGCTTGGCGAGGTCGGTGAGCGGGCTCGCGTCACCGATCAGGCCGTAGGGCCAGACCGGTTCCAGGCCGACGTTCTCCGAGTTGTGCGCGCTCGCGGCCGGGTCGTAGGAGGGGGCGATGACATCCGCGCCGGCGGCGTCGTCGGCGGGGGTGAGCAGTTGGGTCCGGGTGGCGGCGTCGGTGCGGGCGTAGGGGCGGATCTCGGGGATGGCGGCGTCGAGTCGGGTGACGAGGTCGGCGTCCTGGCCGAGCAGCCGGGCGGCCTGCACCGTCGCGGGGAACAGCGCCTGCATCGCGGCGATGTCGGTGGTCGGGTCGTGGACGTCCCACTGCGTCTCGTGGGCGTTGGACGGATAGGTGTGCAGGTCACCGTCGGAGCCCGTGGTCGCGTACGCCAGCAGGAAGCGGGCCGCCTGCGCCATCAGCGGGTAGTTCGCGGTGAGGAACGACCGGTCGCCGGTCATCCGGTACTGCTGCCACACCCACAGCCCGACCTCGGCACCGGTGCTGATCGTCCGGGCGTTGTAGTACGGGCCCGAGCCGGCGTCGCAGTTCAGGCCCGGCGAGGACAGCCAGGTCTCGTACTCGTAGCCCTGCCCGTTGAACCGCATCGTCTCCGGCACGCACGCGCCGGCACGGCCGCCCATGTGCGCCGTGGTCCAGGTCTGGATGGCGGGGAGGTTGTCCCGGTAGAGGCGGAAGTAGGGGTCGTTGAGCGCGAACGCCCCGGCGGACAGGTTCGCCTGGACCTGCATCCGCAGGTTCCACTGCCAGTACGCGCTCGGGTCCCACTGGTGGGAGTCCTGGTACGGGGAGAACAGGTCCGCGACGCCTGCCTGCGAGCCGGGATAGGTGTCCCGGCTCTCGGCGGCGGCGTCGTACAGGTCCAGGGTGCGCAGGTTCTCCATGTAGTCCGCGCTGCCGTCCGCCGAGGAGAACTCGGTCAGGCCCACTCCGTTCCAGAAGGTGTGCCACCACGACAGGTGTCCGGCGCTGAGGGTGGCGGCGCCGGCGGTCGCATCGCCGCCCAGGAGTGCCGAGGCGGTGGCCTGGGCGTCGCCGCCGGCCCAGTGCGGCGCGGCGGCGATCACCCGGAACGAGCCGTCCGGGTGCGGTGTGAAGGAGACCTGGACCGTCCGGTCGTCGACGACGCTCGCGCTCACGCCCTGGCCGCCGGCCGTGATGCCGCCGAGCGAGCCGAAGGTGGCGCCGCCCGACCCGGGCCGGCCGGTGTCCTTCCAGGTCTCGGCGAGCGTGCCGATCCCACCGCCCGCCTGCGCCTGGGGGGAACGCCCCGACCACAGGCCCAGCCGCGCGGTCTGGGTGACCGCGGGATCGGCGCCGGTCACCTCGACGACGAGTTCGTCCTTGTCCGCGCGGGTGTAGATGGTGGCGGTCATGCCGCCGCCGGACTCGACCAGGGTGCCGTCGTACAGGTCGAGGTGGGCGGAGAAGTCGGCGGCGTCGGTCAGCCGGGACAGGCCCGGGACGGTCACCCGGCCCGGGGACTTGCGGTCGGGGAGGGTGTCGGAGCGGTTGAGCTGCGCGGTGAAGCCGCCCGCCGCCCAGACCGCCGCGCCCATCGTGCCGTTGCCGAGCGGCATCGCCTGCGCGGGGGTGGTGTTGGGACGCCCGAGGACCACATCGGACCGGCGCACCACGTCGGGCGTGTCCACCGTGAATCGCCCGGCCTGCCAGGCGGTGGTACCGGAGGCGGCGCTACCGGAGGCGGCGTGGGCGGTGAACCGGCCTGGGGCGATCCCGGCGGGTCCGAAGGCGCCCAGCAGGGCCAGGACGAGGCCGAACGCGGTGCCGAGAACGATCGTGCGAGGGGTCATGACATGGCTCTCCAATGCCGGGTCCTGGTGGTGCCGCCTGCGACGGAAGCGCTCGGCGCGGAGCACCTGGCGAAGCGCGGGACGTCCGAGGCGCACAAGACGAACGAGGGGCACGCGGGCAGGCGAGGGCGGCACCCCGTTCGTCTTCAAACAAGATCGATCACAACAAGCCGTGACCGAACACGGGCTGTGAGTGCGCCATTGGTAGCGCCGAGACGTCGTAGCAGTCAAGGGTTGTCGCAGAGTGCGGGCGAAGTTTGCGTAAACACTTGACGCGCGTCCGCCGACGCAGTTCCCTGAGCCCGCCACGTTCGATTGTGAGTGTTTTCGGTTGACTGCGTTGGTTCTCCGGTCAACCTTCCGACCCGCGGGAGTAGAGATGGACCAGCCGGCAACGCCAGGAAGCGGCGGGCTGAGCCGCCGCGGCGCGATCAGACTGCTGGGCGGCGGTGCCGCGGCGGTCATGAGCGCCCAGATCGCCGGGGCCCTGCTGTGGCCGTCCCGGGCGGTGGCGGCGACGGGCACCGTGGGCGCGCCGGTGACGCTGACGAACGTCGGCAGCGGCTGCCTGCTCGACGTCTACGGCGGATCGACGGCGGACGGCGCGCAGGTCATCCAGTGGACGGCCAGTGGCGCGGCCAACCAGCAGTGGACCCTGCTCGACCAGGGCGACGGATGGACCGCCCTCAGCCCCATGCACTCGGGCACGAGGCTCGATGTCAGCGGCGGATCGACGGACGACGGCGCGCAGGTCATCCAGTGGCACCCCACCGGAGGCCCCAACCAGGAATGGCGGCTGGACGACGCGGGCCAGGGGCGGTTCAAGATCGTCAGCAGGCCCAGCGGAAAACTGCTGACCGTCACGGGCGACGCCACCGCCCCCGGGGCCACGGTCGAGATCCGCTCCGACGCCGGCGACCCCGGCCAGTGGTGGACCGTCGCCACGGCCCCGTACCGGCTCGACGCCACGACCACCGAAGCGCGCACCGACGACCCGCTGGCCGGCGCCGGCGGTGTCGCCGCCGGTGTCAGCTACGGCGTGACGCGCAACGGCTGGTCCAGGAACGCGGCCGCCTGGTATCCCGTCAGCGGCGAACTCCACTACGTCCGCTGCTCCGACCAGCGCTGGGAACGCGAGCTGGGCAAGCTGCGTGCCGCCGGCCTCGGCATCGTGTCGACCTACGTGTTCTGGAACCACCACGAGCAGCCGGAAGGAACCTGGGACTGGACCGGGCGCAGGAACCTGCGCGCCTTCCTCACCGCCGCCCAGCGCCAGGGCCTGCTGGTCTGGCTGCGCGTCGGCCCCTACATCAACGCCGAGACCACCAACGGCGGCATCCCCGACTTCGCCCTGCCCGGTGCGCGCAGCAACGACCCCGGCTACCTGGCCAAGGTGGACGCGTACTTCGCCCAGCTCGCCGCGCAGGCCGACGGACTGTTCGCGAAGGACGGCGGCCCGATCGTCGGCATCCAGCTGGAGAACGAGTACGCCTCCGGCGACCCCGCCCACATCACCACGCTGCGCACGATGTGCGCCGACCACGGCATGGTGGTCCCCTACTACTCGGTCACCGCCAACTCGGTGTTCGCGCCGGACACCGCGATCCCGCTGCAGGGTTCGTACTGCTACCGCGGCTGGGAGACCGGCGCCGGCACCGAGGCGGTCTCCGGCTTCGTCTACGGCACCGACGAGTGGACCGCCGACACCGACCTCGGCGGCGCCACCTACGACACGCTCGCCTACCCGCGCGGCTTCTGCGAGTTGGGCACCGGCAGCCCGATGCGCGGCACCGACCGCTTCCTGGTCGAGCCCGACCACGTCGTGGGACAGGCGTACGACAGCGTCGGCCGCGGGGCCAACTACCTCGGCTACTACATGTTCCACGGCGGCACCCAGGTCGCGGGCCTGTCCGGGACCTGGCCGCTCACCTACGACTTCCAGGCACCGCTGGGCGAGTTCGGGCGGACCAGGGACTCCTACCGCCGCTACCGGCGACTGCACACGTTCGTCACCACCTGCGCCACCGAACTGGTCCGCACCAGGATCAGCCGGGACCCCGGACAGCTC comes from Streptomyces sp. NBC_00448 and encodes:
- a CDS encoding SpoIIE family protein phosphatase, which codes for MPDSGSFSFDARGRVTAVRSSAQIPPTALAGAVGESALHVLRDLLEASETDGTPVVQFDAWRSDEGTVLSAVGSAASPGTARVQSAYMPSAFENAVAGLELYDIGQTVVRSNAACLAVRGLPADDVVGHRVEELDSTLPLSPLVARAMSQERAAGASPVVVQDVRKGPEVYSVLALPLREGTDVVGAATIMHNVTESVRSRDAERLLVTMHKKLGTELGVMQTAQELASAATEEFADVVSVDLAEALFHGEEAPLPPLSATSPLRRAAFVSVTEFTSLYAVGEPSRFAFPTPYSQALADTKPRLVDPRSSPSDWHMHDAARAGILRSAGVHSMILAPLVQRGRVLGLACFYRAGRDTTPFDRHDLALAEQITARAAVHMENARRYTRELNAATTLQRRLLPQRLPEVPAVRTAYFWNPSSHQTHWFDVIPLSGARVGLAMGQIPQHGLRASVDIGRFRTAFATLARMDLTPDELLAHLDDVAHTIQQEDAASPEARADNGSAAGPAAGETRCLYAIYDPIAGGLALASADWPAPLVTTADGVTTPIEVPLGPALGHHSSYETARTTLAPDTLLTFYSASMLHPPGDDDALALLRRAAGRSAGDAQVACDNIVYALMGDRVGGARDGGAVLTAEVRRLAPDDHVSWTSPRERAAVADCRARAREQLEAWRLEDQVFATEMVVSELVTNVLQHAGGKPRVRLIRDEHLTVEVSDDSTTSPHLRHARAQDEGGRGLLIAATLASRWGTRYGEEGKTIWVEQDLPEEEPH
- a CDS encoding DoxX family protein → MNTALWIVAGLLAAAFLVAGANKLFIPREKLAKAPGGGWALDFDAGFVKALGAVEVLGAAGLVLPGWLGIAQILAPSAAVGLGLIMIGAAVVESRRREFVHVLVNVVYLALILFVAVGRFGPESFTK
- a CDS encoding aldo/keto reductase; protein product: MKHIKLRDLDVSRIGLGAMGMSHGYVGAGTDDAGSIRTIHRALELGLTFIDTAEVYGPYVNEELVGRALKGHRDEVVLATKFGLISHTGRQDGTDSSPASIRTAVEGSLKRLDTDYIDLYYQHRVDPGTPIEETVGTLAELVTEGKIRAIGLSEAGPDTIRRAHAVHPVTALQSEYSLFTRDPEAHVLPVLRELNIGFVPFSPLGRGFLTGTIRSTHQIDPADFRADNPRFTEENFQHNLRLADAVAAVATEIGATPAQVALAWLLAQGDDIAPIPGTRRVARVEENIGADEVRLDEEQLARLSSLPPAAGDTHNEAQMRLLER
- a CDS encoding helix-turn-helix transcriptional regulator gives rise to the protein MAPEQHGGGHSGGEQLGRFLRARRTQTSPQAVGLTPGPGIRRTPGLRREELATLAGVSIDYYTRLERGKETRPSPAVVDALARALQLDDAEHQHLRELAVRAARYAPQPVPAPTRAVRSPVKLLLETVRPNPAYVLSRSMDLLAHNPGGLALYCGMDDWPATQRNLARYLFLHPTARELFPDWGNQVRGCVARLRALAGTDPDAPDLAQLVGELLLKSPDFAGLWERYEVTGRKHLTKTFLHPQVGEITLAFQGMALEGTPGHRMGVYSAGPGTPDHDAMQLLDMTASQASAEHEPHPGHEPHPGHEPHLGHEPHPGHQPG
- a CDS encoding RICIN domain-containing protein, which encodes MLPLRHARTGRAGTRHARTGGPRRGRAATFTAALVTWLAAVLAFALPSTAAHAAATAQFNPGQTWQDSAGGVLQLHGLGIVKSGSTWYGFGEDKTGENSGDASFQDIPCYSSTDLAHWTKKGQALTRQADGDLGPNRVVERPKVIYNASTHTYVMYLHIDSSSYGDAKVGVATSSTPCGPYTYRGSFRPLGFESRDLNIFQDTDGTAYLLSEDRSNGLRIDKLSADYLSVTSAVAVLPDYEAPAMAKVGGRYFLLGSHLSGWSTNDNDYATATSLAGPWSGWRPFAAAGTSTYDSQTANIIPVQGSSGTTYIYAGDRWNTSDLGSSALVWLPMTISGSTLSVGWQNSWTLDSAAGTWSNGSSNPADGTMTLANANSSLLMDVSGGSTADGAAVIQWGADGGANQQWTMSRVDGNVYTLASAASGKCLEVPGSSADQGTQLDQRTCDGGSNQRWAVEAAGTYTSPTDSWFVLVNLATGWVADVANQSTTAGDPVVQWVGNGGYNQIWALG
- a CDS encoding RICIN domain-containing protein codes for the protein MTPRTIVLGTAFGLVLALLGAFGPAGIAPGRFTAHAASGSAASGTTAWQAGRFTVDTPDVVRRSDVVLGRPNTTPAQAMPLGNGTMGAAVWAAGGFTAQLNRSDTLPDRKSPGRVTVPGLSRLTDAADFSAHLDLYDGTLVESGGGMTATIYTRADKDELVVEVTGADPAVTQTARLGLWSGRSPQAQAGGGIGTLAETWKDTGRPGSGGATFGSLGGITAGGQGVSASVVDDRTVQVSFTPHPDGSFRVIAAAPHWAGGDAQATASALLGGDATAGAATLSAGHLSWWHTFWNGVGLTEFSSADGSADYMENLRTLDLYDAAAESRDTYPGSQAGVADLFSPYQDSHQWDPSAYWQWNLRMQVQANLSAGAFALNDPYFRLYRDNLPAIQTWTTAHMGGRAGACVPETMRFNGQGYEYETWLSSPGLNCDAGSGPYYNARTISTGAEVGLWVWQQYRMTGDRSFLTANYPLMAQAARFLLAYATTGSDGDLHTYPSNAHETQWDVHDPTTDIAAMQALFPATVQAARLLGQDADLVTRLDAAIPEIRPYARTDAATRTQLLTPADDAAGADVIAPSYDPAASAHNSENVGLEPVWPYGLIGDASPLTDLAKRTYADRPDKLTNDWSNDPLQAARLGLGSEVASTLTGITEAYQKLPSGLATFVGNEPYAEQQGVVAATLDEALVQDYDGLVRIAPALPPGWDADGTVFIQGGSKVSVQAHGGVVTTVGINAGSTGAIKVRNPWPGHQIQVVDGTDEKTVVVASTGNAQISVPAVAGSSYLVQQVADPVGARPVAAVTGTPATQARTLGPVTIGLLPGGPVVGAASGRCLDDPGAVTAPGTKVDIWDCDGSVNQTWTRERHGTLTVQGMCLDASDGGTAPGTAVVLWTCTAGAADQQWTLGPDGTIRNTASGLCLDVTNAGTANGTPAELWTCNGGGNQQWATG
- a CDS encoding beta-galactosidase, which gives rise to MDQPATPGSGGLSRRGAIRLLGGGAAAVMSAQIAGALLWPSRAVAATGTVGAPVTLTNVGSGCLLDVYGGSTADGAQVIQWTASGAANQQWTLLDQGDGWTALSPMHSGTRLDVSGGSTDDGAQVIQWHPTGGPNQEWRLDDAGQGRFKIVSRPSGKLLTVTGDATAPGATVEIRSDAGDPGQWWTVATAPYRLDATTTEARTDDPLAGAGGVAAGVSYGVTRNGWSRNAAAWYPVSGELHYVRCSDQRWERELGKLRAAGLGIVSTYVFWNHHEQPEGTWDWTGRRNLRAFLTAAQRQGLLVWLRVGPYINAETTNGGIPDFALPGARSNDPGYLAKVDAYFAQLAAQADGLFAKDGGPIVGIQLENEYASGDPAHITTLRTMCADHGMVVPYYSVTANSVFAPDTAIPLQGSYCYRGWETGAGTEAVSGFVYGTDEWTADTDLGGATYDTLAYPRGFCELGTGSPMRGTDRFLVEPDHVVGQAYDSVGRGANYLGYYMFHGGTQVAGLSGTWPLTYDFQAPLGEFGRTRDSYRRYRRLHTFVTTCATELVRTRISRDPGQLLDPTQTRRLRYIGRFDTDGRGFVFVNNTQRNVTMPSRSDVQLQIHTAGGTVSLPAAPLTMPPDRSTFFPVMTDLGGVDLRWATVEPLAKLAGDDLPTWVYWAPDWTDRALAFDRSVALTDEWGTTTRQITGTELVVTVPAGRRTSLLVHASATAAPCARIVVLTEAESLDATVAPLNGRDRLIITTAGQVTGVQPTVRFAAAADATISADVLPAGGLAPAAGWESAGGQATPFARFTYRLAAAPPAPRITATGTGRWRISADPSTFAGLAEARLELDYRGGDATLLSGGTAIADDLYHGETWSLDLMDLDDTALADLTLQVTAWDGTIEGVTPPAGSTPALAGSTWTPLREAGWSAAADHAG